The Bacteroides sp. DNA window TAAAATAAACCCGCAAAAAAATGGAGAAAACCCAAAGGTAAGAAGCAGGATTTTTTTAATTTTATGCCTTCATTGGGGGGGAAGGTGCTTAAGGAAGGCACTGGCTTCAATGTAAAATTACTGGACATAGATAAAACGTAAGAAAATGACAACACCAAAGATGAAAGGAACGATTGGAATATTGACAGGAGGGGGCGATGTTCCCGGCTTGAACCCTGCCATCAGGGCCCTCACCATCCGCGCGTTGCGCGAAGGTTACAGGGTAGTTGGTATCCGCAGAGGCTGGGCGGGGATCATGGAGGTGATTCGCGACAAGAAAGCGGATAACAGCCGCAATTTTATCGAATTGACCGAAGATATCGTAAACCGTGCCGGACGCACTGGTGGCACATTCCTCCACAGCTCACGGACAAGGCCCAGCCACGTGCCCCTCAAAAATGTCCCCGAACAGCATAAGGATAAATACAAAGCAGAGATCAATGACCTGACCCCCGAAGTGCTGAAGAACATTGATTTTATCGGGATCGATTACCTGATCCCCATCGGGGGTGATGATACCCTTAGTTATTCCGTGCGCCTTTACCAGGAAGGGGTTAAAGTGGTCGCCATCCCAAAAACGATGGACAATGATGTACCTGGTACCGATTATTGTATTGGATTTAGCACCTGCATTACCCGGACAATCCATATGACCAATCTTTTGCGTACTTCTGCTGGCTCCCACGAACGTATCCTCGTCATTGAGGTATTCGGCCGTTATGCTGGATTCACCGCTCTTTTACCCACCATGGCCGGCGCTGCCAATCGTTGTGTAATCCCCGAATACAAGTTTAAAATTGAGCATCTTACCGAACTTCTTGTGCACGACCGTAAACTAAACCCAAGCAGGTACTCTGTGGTGCTGGTTTCAGAAGGTGCTGCCTTTGAAGGAGTGGATATGATGTTCTCCAATTTAGAACGGGATATGTTTGGCCATGCCAAACTGGGGGGCATTGGAGATGCCGTTTCTGCCAAGATCAAGGAGGTAAGCCCTCAGTTTAACAATGGCCGCCGTGTGGAAACCATCAATCAGCACCTGGGTTACCTGGTGCGCTCAGGCGATCCCGATGCCATTGATAGCATTGTGCCTATGGCCTATGGTAACCTTGCGCTTGACCTGGTGCTCAAAGGCATTCACGGACGATTGGTGATCCTTAAAAATGGTCGCTACGACAATATCCCTGTCGACATTGTGACCAGCACCAAGAAACTGATTGATATTGAAAAGAATTATAATACCGAGCGCCTCCGCCCGGTTTACGAATCGTTTATCGACAAGCCGCTTTTCCTGGTTTAATGTGGAAAAGGACATCAATAAGGGGGCAGGTCAGCAACGGTCTGCCCCTTTCTTTTTTTGTAGCCTGGTAGCGAAGCAACCTTGGTTGCATAGCGTTCTTTTTTAAAAAAGTTGGCCAAACGCTTCTTTCAAACTGTTCGATACCGGTCAACTGGAGGTGGAAAACGGACACTTCATCTTCAGAAAAGATCGTTCATCTACATTTAAAGAGTTGTATATGAATGTCTTGAAAGAAAAGGCATGTTTTTGGATATAAAGCTTCTAAATCCATTACAAACATTCAAAGAAAAGACTAACGATGATGAAAACAAGTGTATTGAAAAAAGGCAGCAGGATGGCAAGTCTGATCCTGATAGCCATTTTATTTGTAAGTGCAACCTTAATGGCATGCGAGAATGCCGTAAGAGGAAGCGGTGTGGTGGTTCGTGAAGTGCGCGAAACCCCTTCTTTTACAGGGGTTTCTGTTAGCAGTGCCATAAAACTGGTGGTGACACAGGATGAGGCTTATGAGGTCGTGGTAAGTGCTGACGATAATCTGCTTCCTTATATCCTTACCGAAGTGTCCGGTAATTCGCTGAGGATAGGTGTGGAACCCTTCACCTCCCTGCGCGGCTATAAGGAGATCACGGTGTATGTCACCGCCCCCTTATTTGAAAAGATCAGTTGCAGCGGCGCTGCTGAAGTGGAAGGCACTGGTCTGCTTTCACAGGAATCCCTGCAAATTAAATGCAGCGGTGCCGGCAACGTCAATCTCCAGGTTGAATCCAGCTACCTGGAA harbors:
- a CDS encoding 6-phosphofructokinase, which gives rise to MTTPKMKGTIGILTGGGDVPGLNPAIRALTIRALREGYRVVGIRRGWAGIMEVIRDKKADNSRNFIELTEDIVNRAGRTGGTFLHSSRTRPSHVPLKNVPEQHKDKYKAEINDLTPEVLKNIDFIGIDYLIPIGGDDTLSYSVRLYQEGVKVVAIPKTMDNDVPGTDYCIGFSTCITRTIHMTNLLRTSAGSHERILVIEVFGRYAGFTALLPTMAGAANRCVIPEYKFKIEHLTELLVHDRKLNPSRYSVVLVSEGAAFEGVDMMFSNLERDMFGHAKLGGIGDAVSAKIKEVSPQFNNGRRVETINQHLGYLVRSGDPDAIDSIVPMAYGNLALDLVLKGIHGRLVILKNGRYDNIPVDIVTSTKKLIDIEKNYNTERLRPVYESFIDKPLFLV
- a CDS encoding head GIN domain-containing protein; translated protein: MKTSVLKKGSRMASLILIAILFVSATLMACENAVRGSGVVVREVRETPSFTGVSVSSAIKLVVTQDEAYEVVVSADDNLLPYILTEVSGNSLRIGVEPFTSLRGYKEITVYVTAPLFEKISCSGAAEVEGTGLLSQESLQIKCSGAGNVNLQVESSYLEVDGSGASDIRLEGTTRSLQATVSGASDMKSFGLECLMAEVGLSGASDLQITVSENVTGKASGASSLNVRGGASVDVRTSGASSVASR